A part of Solicola gregarius genomic DNA contains:
- a CDS encoding class I SAM-dependent RNA methyltransferase, whose protein sequence is MIGDVVELDVGPIAHGGHCVARLEGRVVFVRHTLPGERVRAVITDGTDTSRFLRADAVEVLDAAAGRVDSRCGYAGPGGCGGCDFQHVGLATQHRLLGDVVREQLLRLAGIDREVAVEAPDDGDGLGWRTRVAWAVDGDGRTGLRKHRSHDVVPIEHCPIAHPSLPEVTGERWSAGRVDAVVSSEGDAIVVADEETVRGRRHARESVRGRTFRVTGSGFWQVHPRAAEVLAEAVLAMVVPRTGERIADLYSGVGLFTAFLAEAVGPDGAVVSVESEAGAVRDARRNLHDLPQARIIDDRVERALRTGKVGSCDAVVLDPPRSGAKARVVREIVELGPSRVVYVACDPAALARDVASFGEHGYELADLRAYALFPMTHHVECVALLRRSSDLTR, encoded by the coding sequence ATGATCGGTGACGTCGTCGAGCTCGACGTCGGGCCGATAGCGCACGGCGGGCACTGCGTCGCCCGGCTCGAGGGCCGGGTCGTGTTCGTCCGGCACACGCTGCCCGGTGAGCGGGTACGTGCGGTGATCACCGACGGCACCGACACCTCGCGCTTCCTGCGTGCCGACGCGGTCGAGGTGCTCGACGCGGCGGCGGGAAGGGTCGACAGCCGGTGCGGGTACGCGGGGCCGGGAGGCTGCGGCGGCTGCGACTTCCAGCACGTCGGGCTCGCCACGCAACACCGGCTGCTCGGCGACGTCGTACGCGAACAGCTGCTCCGACTCGCCGGCATCGATCGCGAGGTGGCGGTGGAGGCCCCCGACGACGGCGACGGGCTCGGCTGGCGTACGCGGGTCGCGTGGGCCGTCGACGGCGACGGGCGTACGGGCCTGCGCAAACACCGCTCGCACGACGTCGTGCCGATCGAGCACTGCCCGATCGCGCATCCGAGCCTGCCCGAGGTGACGGGCGAACGCTGGTCGGCCGGCCGGGTCGACGCGGTCGTCTCGTCGGAGGGCGACGCGATCGTCGTGGCCGACGAGGAGACCGTACGCGGCCGGCGGCATGCACGCGAGAGCGTTCGCGGGCGGACCTTCCGGGTCACGGGCAGCGGATTCTGGCAGGTGCATCCGCGCGCGGCCGAGGTGCTCGCCGAGGCCGTGCTCGCCATGGTCGTTCCGCGGACGGGGGAGCGGATCGCCGACCTCTACTCGGGAGTCGGGTTGTTCACGGCGTTCCTCGCCGAGGCCGTCGGGCCAGACGGCGCGGTGGTGAGCGTCGAGTCGGAGGCCGGTGCCGTACGCGACGCGCGGCGCAACCTGCACGACCTGCCGCAGGCGCGGATCATCGACGACCGGGTGGAGCGCGCGCTCCGTACCGGCAAGGTCGGGTCCTGCGATGCGGTGGTTCTCGACCCGCCGCGCTCCGGTGCGAAGGCGCGCGTCGTACGCGAGATCGTCGAGCTCGGCCCGAGTCGCGTCGTGTACGTCGCGTGTGACCCGGCGGCGTTGGCCCGTGACGTCGCATCGTTCGGCGAGCACGGATACGAGCTGGCCGACCTGCGTGCGTACGCGCTGTTCCCGATGACGCACCACGTCGAGTGCGTCGCGCTGCTGCGGCGCTCGTCCGACCTGACCCGTTAG
- a CDS encoding APC family permease encodes MAYDHGVGVAEAGKRMLLGRKLKSAQLGETLLPKRVALPVFASDALSSVAYAPDEILLTLSMAGLSAYSYNWQVGVAVAIVMLTVVASYRQNVHAYPSGGGDYEVASTNLGPTAGMTVASALLVDYVLTVAVSISSGVQNAAAALPFLHGHEAIAASALVLILMAVNLRGVKESGTAFAIPTYLFMASIIGMAVWGYVRYAFGDLPKVESAEFDISSEGAYAGSISSIAMVFLLARAFSSGCAALTGVEAISNGVPAFRPPKSRNAASTLLMLGTIAVAMLMSILVLANITDLRFAEDPAHQLLRDGEPVGSSYEQQTVIGQLASAIFDNAEPLFYLTIAFTGIILVLAANTAFNGFPVLGSILARDRYLPRALDTRGDRLAFSNGIVALAAGAIVLILLFDAEVTKLIQLYIVGVFVSFTASQTGMVRHWTRLLRTETDPAVRRRMMRNRAINAFGLTVTGLVLVVVLLTKFLQGAWISIALMTAIFFVMRGIRRHYDHVADELEIDDSDVTLPSRVHAIVLVGKLHKPTMRALAYARIARPNTIEAVIVDLDPETTQAVARRWEDLNIPVPLTTLDSPYRELVRPIVRYVKGIRRRSPRDIVSVYIPEYVVGRWWEQLLHNQTALRLKGRLLFTPGVMVTSVPYQLQSSKYARERAQRVRPVPGEVRRGQALEPRQDDDDR; translated from the coding sequence ATGGCCTACGATCACGGCGTGGGAGTTGCCGAGGCCGGCAAGCGGATGCTGCTGGGACGCAAGCTCAAGAGCGCACAGCTTGGGGAGACGCTGCTTCCCAAGCGGGTCGCGCTTCCCGTTTTCGCAAGCGACGCGTTGTCGTCGGTCGCGTACGCACCTGACGAGATCCTGCTGACGCTGTCGATGGCGGGGCTGTCGGCGTACTCGTACAACTGGCAGGTCGGTGTCGCGGTCGCGATCGTGATGCTCACCGTGGTCGCGTCGTACCGGCAGAACGTGCACGCCTACCCCAGCGGCGGTGGCGACTACGAGGTCGCGTCGACGAACCTGGGGCCGACGGCGGGGATGACCGTCGCGAGTGCGCTGCTGGTCGACTACGTCCTCACCGTCGCCGTGTCCATCTCGTCGGGCGTGCAGAACGCCGCGGCCGCTCTGCCGTTCCTGCACGGGCACGAGGCGATCGCAGCGTCGGCGCTGGTGCTGATCCTGATGGCGGTGAACCTCCGCGGGGTCAAGGAGTCCGGCACGGCATTCGCGATACCGACGTACCTGTTCATGGCGTCGATCATCGGCATGGCGGTCTGGGGGTACGTGCGATATGCGTTCGGCGACCTGCCGAAGGTGGAGAGCGCGGAGTTCGACATCTCCTCCGAGGGTGCGTACGCGGGTTCGATCTCGTCGATCGCGATGGTCTTCCTGCTCGCGCGCGCGTTCTCGTCGGGTTGCGCGGCGCTGACCGGCGTCGAGGCGATCAGCAACGGCGTGCCGGCGTTCCGGCCGCCGAAGAGTCGCAACGCCGCGAGCACCCTGCTCATGCTCGGGACGATCGCGGTCGCCATGTTGATGAGCATTCTCGTCCTCGCGAACATCACCGATCTGCGTTTCGCCGAGGATCCGGCACACCAGCTCCTGCGCGACGGCGAACCCGTGGGGTCGTCGTACGAGCAACAGACCGTGATCGGTCAGCTCGCGAGCGCGATCTTCGACAACGCCGAGCCGTTGTTCTACCTGACGATCGCCTTCACCGGCATCATCCTCGTCCTCGCAGCCAACACGGCGTTCAACGGATTCCCCGTGCTCGGCTCGATCCTGGCGCGCGACCGGTACCTGCCGCGGGCACTCGACACCCGTGGCGACCGACTCGCGTTCAGCAACGGCATCGTCGCTCTGGCGGCCGGTGCGATCGTGCTGATCCTCCTCTTCGACGCCGAGGTCACGAAGCTGATCCAGCTCTACATCGTGGGCGTGTTCGTGTCGTTCACGGCGAGCCAGACCGGCATGGTCCGGCACTGGACGCGGCTGCTGCGCACCGAGACCGACCCGGCCGTACGCCGGCGGATGATGCGCAACCGGGCGATCAACGCGTTCGGGCTGACCGTCACGGGACTCGTCCTCGTCGTCGTGCTGCTCACGAAGTTCCTCCAGGGAGCCTGGATATCGATCGCGCTGATGACCGCGATCTTCTTCGTCATGCGCGGGATCCGGCGCCACTACGACCACGTGGCCGACGAGCTCGAGATCGACGACTCCGACGTCACGCTGCCGTCGCGAGTCCACGCGATCGTGCTGGTCGGCAAGCTGCACAAGCCGACGATGCGCGCCCTCGCGTACGCACGGATCGCCCGGCCGAACACCATCGAGGCCGTCATCGTCGACCTCGACCCAGAGACCACCCAGGCCGTGGCGCGGCGCTGGGAGGACCTGAACATCCCCGTGCCGCTCACGACGCTCGACTCGCCCTACCGGGAGCTGGTGCGGCCGATCGTGCGGTACGTCAAGGGCATTCGGCGCCGCAGCCCGCGCGACATCGTGTCGGTCTACATCCCCGAGTACGTCGTGGGACGTTGGTGGGAGCAGCTGCTGCACAACCAGACCGCGTTACGGCTGAAGGGCAGGCTGCTGTTCACACCGGGTGTGATGGTCACCAGCGTGCCGTATCAGCTGCAGTCGTCGAAGTACGCGCGCGAGCGTGCACAGCGCGTGCGTCCGGTGCCCGGCGAGGTACGTCGCGGCCAGGCACTCGAACCTCGGCAGGACGACGATGATCGGTGA
- a CDS encoding potassium channel family protein, which translates to MGCGRVGSTLARGLEVRDHSTAVIDQNPDAFRRLGPSFTGSTVTGRGFDREVLKRAGIETADAFAAVSSGDNSNIIAARVAREQFGVTNVVARIYDPGRAEVYERLGIPTVATVTWAADQVLRRLVPKGDEPLWRDPSGTVRCDQMLAPSPWIGRPVREMQDGTGGRISHLTRLGTGLIPERETIVQEGDLVSIFMLEQDSDAVLARFHNGPTDEER; encoded by the coding sequence ATGGGATGCGGGCGCGTCGGATCGACGCTCGCCCGCGGCCTCGAAGTACGCGACCACTCCACGGCGGTGATCGACCAGAATCCCGACGCGTTCCGCAGGCTCGGGCCCTCGTTCACCGGCTCGACGGTCACCGGGCGTGGCTTCGACCGCGAGGTGCTCAAGCGGGCCGGCATCGAGACGGCGGACGCGTTCGCGGCCGTGTCGAGCGGCGACAACTCCAACATCATCGCCGCACGGGTCGCGCGCGAGCAGTTCGGTGTGACGAACGTCGTCGCCCGCATCTACGACCCCGGCCGTGCCGAGGTGTACGAGCGGCTGGGCATCCCGACCGTCGCGACCGTCACGTGGGCCGCCGACCAGGTGCTGCGCCGGCTGGTGCCCAAGGGCGACGAGCCACTCTGGCGCGACCCGTCAGGGACCGTTCGGTGCGACCAGATGCTCGCACCATCTCCGTGGATCGGCCGGCCGGTACGCGAGATGCAGGACGGCACCGGCGGCCGCATCTCCCACCTCACCCGGCTCGGCACGGGGCTCATCCCCGAGCGCGAGACGATCGTCCAGGAAGGCGATCTGGTCAGCATCTTCATGCTCGAACAGGACTCCGACGCCGTACTCGCCCGATTCCACAACGGCCCAACGGACGAGGAGCGCTGA
- a CDS encoding potassium channel family protein, translating into MRVTIAGAGAVGRSVAQELLDNGHQVLLIDKDPGAINADTVSGAEWLLADACELSSLEESQMQQCDVVIAATGDDKVNLVVSLLAKTEFAVPRTVGRVNHPSNEWLFSESWGVDVLVSTPRLMSALVEEAVTVGDLVRLFTFRQSRANLVELTLPTDSPHLGQRVGNVTWPGDVALVAILRDQAILTPDADRSLEGGDELLFVASEERETEIARLLAPDEHPG; encoded by the coding sequence ATGCGTGTCACCATCGCCGGCGCGGGGGCGGTCGGGCGCTCGGTCGCCCAGGAGCTGCTCGACAACGGGCATCAGGTGCTGCTGATCGACAAGGACCCCGGGGCGATCAACGCCGACACCGTCTCCGGCGCCGAGTGGCTGCTCGCCGACGCCTGCGAGCTCTCCTCCCTCGAGGAGTCACAGATGCAGCAGTGCGACGTCGTCATCGCAGCGACCGGCGACGACAAGGTGAACCTCGTGGTGTCTCTGCTCGCCAAGACGGAGTTCGCCGTTCCTCGTACCGTCGGCCGCGTCAACCATCCGAGCAACGAGTGGCTGTTCAGCGAGTCCTGGGGCGTCGACGTACTCGTGTCGACCCCACGGCTGATGTCGGCCCTCGTCGAGGAGGCCGTGACCGTCGGAGATCTCGTCCGGCTGTTCACGTTCCGGCAGAGCAGGGCGAACCTCGTCGAGCTCACGCTGCCGACGGACTCTCCGCATCTCGGTCAACGCGTCGGCAACGTGACATGGCCGGGCGATGTCGCCCTGGTAGCCATCCTGCGGGACCAGGCCATCCTCACACCCGACGCGGACCGGTCGCTCGAGGGCGGCGATGAGCTGCTGTTCGTCGCCAGCGAGGAGCGAGAGACCGAGATCGCGCGGCTGCTCGCGCCCGACGAGCACCCCGGCTGA
- a CDS encoding DUF3159 domain-containing protein, whose translation MTAESHDAPTEETVEAVVRKQLSKALGGVRGMIEAAVPTILFTVVFLTVHELKPALIVSLGAAGILLVVRIVQRSTVQFAVNALVGIGIGALFAWRSARGGGDAGDQALAYFLPGILYNAGYAVVMILSIVTKWPIVGFIVGSVTGDPTAWRQDPQIVKLCRNLTWLLVMPCVLRVVVQAPLYVAGKQGMADKDFMVGMLGTAKIALGWPLQVAALLAMVYVLSRNHTPVRPESRTS comes from the coding sequence GTGACAGCCGAGTCGCACGACGCTCCAACCGAGGAGACCGTCGAGGCAGTCGTACGTAAGCAGCTGTCCAAGGCACTCGGCGGCGTCCGCGGCATGATCGAGGCCGCGGTACCCACGATCCTGTTCACGGTCGTCTTCCTGACCGTCCACGAGCTGAAGCCTGCGCTGATCGTGAGCCTCGGTGCCGCCGGGATCCTGCTGGTGGTGCGCATCGTGCAGCGGTCGACCGTGCAGTTCGCGGTCAACGCCCTCGTCGGCATCGGCATCGGGGCGCTCTTCGCGTGGCGGAGCGCGCGCGGAGGCGGTGACGCGGGCGACCAGGCGCTCGCGTACTTCCTGCCCGGCATCCTCTACAACGCGGGGTACGCCGTGGTGATGATCCTGTCGATCGTGACCAAGTGGCCGATCGTCGGGTTCATCGTCGGCAGCGTGACGGGTGACCCGACCGCGTGGCGCCAGGATCCGCAGATCGTCAAGCTGTGCCGCAATCTCACCTGGCTGCTGGTCATGCCGTGTGTGCTGCGCGTCGTCGTGCAGGCCCCGCTGTACGTCGCGGGCAAACAAGGCATGGCCGACAAGGACTTCATGGTCGGCATGCTCGGCACCGCGAAGATCGCCCTCGGCTGGCCGCTGCAGGTCGCCGCCCTGCTGGCGATGGTCTACGTGTTGAGCCGCAACCACACGCCCGTACGACCGGAGTCGCGTACGTCGTAG
- a CDS encoding OB-fold nucleic acid binding domain-containing protein, which translates to MPRLGAKDHRGGMLGRALGRLATPTASIEDAEMRDDAAKAGCELIADKADRQQATLHGTLRSVTLRPRGGVPALEAELCDGSGSVLVVWLGRRRIEGITPGRQLTVHGRLGAREGEPVLFNPRYELSA; encoded by the coding sequence ATGCCACGTTTGGGTGCGAAGGATCATCGCGGTGGGATGCTGGGCCGTGCGCTCGGCCGGCTCGCGACACCCACCGCAAGCATCGAGGACGCCGAGATGCGTGACGATGCCGCGAAGGCCGGCTGCGAGCTGATCGCGGACAAGGCCGACCGCCAGCAGGCGACGCTGCACGGCACGCTGCGCAGCGTGACGCTTCGCCCGCGCGGCGGGGTGCCGGCCCTCGAGGCCGAGCTCTGCGACGGGTCGGGCTCCGTTCTCGTCGTCTGGCTGGGCAGGCGCCGCATCGAGGGCATCACGCCCGGCCGCCAGCTGACCGTCCACGGTCGCCTCGGCGCACGCGAGGGCGAGCCCGTTCTGTTCAACCCGCGTTACGAGCTGAGTGCGTGA
- a CDS encoding AzlD domain-containing protein, whose amino-acid sequence MNTPGMLVAILVLGAGTFAFRFAGPVLRERLTLSVYADRLIAVAVVVLLSALFATATITEGESFAGYARPAGVLVGGVLAWRKAPFVATVVAAAATAAGLRLLGVP is encoded by the coding sequence ATGAACACGCCCGGCATGCTGGTCGCCATCCTCGTCCTCGGCGCGGGCACGTTCGCGTTCCGCTTCGCCGGACCCGTCCTGCGCGAGCGCCTGACGCTGTCGGTGTACGCCGACCGGCTGATCGCCGTCGCGGTCGTCGTCCTGCTGTCGGCGTTGTTCGCGACGGCGACGATCACCGAGGGGGAGTCCTTCGCGGGGTACGCGCGACCGGCGGGCGTGCTCGTCGGCGGCGTACTGGCCTGGCGCAAGGCGCCGTTCGTCGCGACCGTCGTTGCGGCGGCCGCGACGGCGGCGGGCCTGCGGCTGCTCGGCGTACCCTGA
- a CDS encoding AzlC family ABC transporter permease yields the protein MRSIWRTVDEKLGRRLARDIALVLVADGLVGVSFGAIAVSDGFPIWVPMLLSLFVFAGAAQFMFIGLVAAGGALVPAVLAGLVVNARHLPFGFAVADVLGSTLPRRAIGSHLMIDETVAFTLAQHDPARRRAAYWTCGVGLFGCWNVGVLLGSIAGTVITDTDAFGLDAAFPAVLLALVLPSLRDRRTFLAAAVGVAIALASTPFVPAGLPVLLALIGVAVVRPKAPAPAPIEAA from the coding sequence ATGCGTTCGATATGGCGAACAGTCGACGAGAAGCTCGGCCGCCGGCTGGCGCGCGACATCGCGCTGGTACTGGTCGCCGACGGCCTCGTCGGCGTCTCGTTCGGCGCTATCGCCGTGAGCGACGGGTTCCCCATCTGGGTGCCGATGTTGCTGTCGTTGTTCGTGTTCGCGGGCGCTGCACAGTTCATGTTCATCGGTCTCGTCGCCGCCGGTGGGGCGCTCGTACCGGCCGTCCTCGCCGGACTGGTCGTCAACGCACGCCACCTCCCGTTCGGCTTCGCGGTCGCCGACGTGCTCGGCAGTACGCTCCCGCGCCGCGCCATCGGGAGTCACCTGATGATCGACGAGACGGTCGCGTTCACCCTCGCCCAGCACGATCCCGCACGTCGGCGGGCCGCGTACTGGACCTGCGGCGTCGGCCTGTTCGGGTGCTGGAACGTCGGCGTCCTGCTCGGTTCGATCGCCGGCACGGTGATCACCGATACGGACGCGTTCGGCCTCGATGCGGCGTTCCCCGCCGTGCTGCTGGCGCTCGTGCTCCCGTCCCTGCGCGATCGACGTACTTTCCTCGCGGCGGCCGTCGGAGTGGCGATCGCCCTTGCCTCGACGCCGTTCGTGCCGGCCGGTCTCCCCGTCCTGCTGGCCCTGATCGGCGTCGCGGTGGTCCGTCCGAAGGCCCCGGCTCCGGCTCCGATCGAGGCCGCATGA
- a CDS encoding helix-turn-helix domain-containing protein yields MVETRRDDGPPHDVIAAALRSERDRAGLSLTEVARRAGIAKSTLSQLESGSGNPSVETLWALGVALNVPFSQLVDPVAPQVRVIRAGEGTTLRSDHADYTGTLLSASSPGARRDLYILRMEPGSRREADPHIPGSVEHITVAAGRLRTGPASAPIELETGDYATFPGDVPHLYEALEPGTWVVHVIEHR; encoded by the coding sequence ATGGTCGAGACACGGCGCGATGACGGGCCACCCCACGACGTGATCGCAGCGGCGCTCCGGAGCGAGCGCGACCGGGCCGGGCTGTCGCTCACCGAGGTCGCGCGCCGGGCCGGCATCGCGAAGTCGACGCTGTCGCAGCTGGAGTCCGGCAGCGGCAACCCCAGCGTCGAGACGCTGTGGGCACTCGGCGTCGCGCTGAACGTGCCCTTCTCGCAGCTGGTCGACCCGGTCGCGCCGCAGGTGCGGGTGATCAGGGCGGGCGAGGGTACGACACTGCGCTCCGACCACGCCGACTACACCGGCACTCTGCTGTCGGCATCGTCCCCCGGCGCGCGGCGCGACCTGTACATCCTGCGGATGGAGCCGGGGTCACGTCGCGAAGCCGACCCGCACATCCCCGGATCGGTCGAGCACATCACGGTTGCCGCCGGCCGGCTGCGTACCGGCCCCGCATCCGCTCCGATCGAGCTCGAGACGGGCGACTACGCGACCTTCCCGGGCGACGTACCGCACCTGTACGAGGCGCTCGAGCCCGGTACGTGGGTCGTCCACGTCATCGAGCACCGCTGA
- a CDS encoding DUF3710 domain-containing protein, with translation MRRKSKADPDREEASAGSETAEADRLEAASEGPWDVDEISIASDDGSYVDLGGLIVKGREGFEVQIPSDPKSGQPAAVVFVSPEAALELRAFAAKRSGGLWEDVRSDIAGEAARLKGECEVVDGRHGPELRLQVPAKSAEGGEAVQPSRIVGVEGPRWFLRGTFYGKAAMQPDDDGVLESAFRDVVVRRGEGPMAPREALPIVIPENATPKEQ, from the coding sequence ATGCGTCGCAAGTCCAAGGCCGACCCGGATCGCGAGGAGGCGTCGGCCGGTTCCGAGACCGCGGAGGCCGACCGTCTCGAGGCCGCCTCGGAGGGTCCCTGGGACGTCGACGAGATCTCGATCGCTTCGGACGACGGGTCGTACGTCGACCTCGGCGGCCTGATCGTCAAGGGCCGCGAGGGGTTCGAGGTGCAGATCCCGTCCGACCCGAAGTCGGGCCAGCCCGCCGCGGTGGTCTTCGTCAGCCCGGAGGCGGCGCTCGAGCTACGCGCGTTCGCGGCGAAGCGCTCGGGCGGACTGTGGGAAGACGTACGCTCCGATATCGCCGGCGAGGCCGCGCGCCTCAAGGGGGAGTGCGAGGTCGTCGACGGCCGGCACGGTCCCGAGCTGCGGCTGCAGGTGCCGGCGAAGTCGGCCGAGGGCGGCGAGGCCGTGCAGCCGAGCCGGATCGTCGGCGTGGAGGGCCCGCGGTGGTTCCTGCGGGGCACGTTCTACGGGAAGGCCGCGATGCAGCCCGACGACGACGGCGTGCTGGAGAGCGCGTTCCGCGATGTCGTCGTACGCCGTGGCGAGGGCCCGATGGCGCCGCGCGAGGCGCTCCCGATCGTGATCCCCGAGAACGCCACCCCCAAGGAACAGTGA
- the dut gene encoding dUTP diphosphatase has product MEVAIRRIDTDVPLPAYAHDGDAGADLVTTVDVRISPGERAVVPTGIALALPPGYAGFVHPRSGLAARRGLSIVNAPGTIDAGYRGEVKVCLVNLDPAEPIALVRGDRIAQLVIQRVERARFVEVAALPDTVRGAGGYGSTGGASALTSPSTSPMNEEESR; this is encoded by the coding sequence GTGGAAGTTGCGATCCGGCGGATCGACACGGACGTACCGTTGCCGGCGTACGCGCATGACGGCGACGCCGGAGCCGACCTGGTGACCACCGTGGACGTCCGGATCTCGCCGGGGGAGCGCGCCGTCGTGCCGACCGGCATCGCGTTGGCGTTGCCACCGGGTTACGCCGGGTTCGTCCATCCGCGGTCCGGTCTCGCCGCTCGCCGCGGGTTGTCGATCGTGAATGCACCCGGCACCATCGATGCGGGCTACCGTGGAGAGGTAAAGGTGTGCCTGGTCAACCTCGACCCGGCCGAGCCGATCGCGCTCGTTCGCGGTGATCGCATCGCCCAGCTCGTGATCCAACGCGTCGAGCGGGCCCGGTTCGTGGAGGTCGCGGCGCTGCCGGACACCGTCCGTGGCGCGGGCGGCTACGGTTCGACCGGTGGTGCGTCCGCGCTGACCAGTCCGTCCACATCGCCGATGAACGAGGAGGAATCCCGGTGA
- a CDS encoding DUF3093 domain-containing protein: MPGSPTDGEYAESLYAPPSWWLLSAGFAIIVWWVFVLATPMAFAVGAGAVVAIALGIALWAYGREGVEVHAGEVLACGARIEVAYCGDAVALDAERTAAVRGRDADARAYLAIRPYVATAVRLDIVDARDPTPYWLISSRDPARLVAAIDAARTPSGTTGE, translated from the coding sequence ATGCCTGGATCACCCACGGATGGTGAGTACGCCGAGTCCCTGTACGCGCCGCCGTCCTGGTGGCTGCTCTCCGCAGGGTTCGCGATCATCGTCTGGTGGGTGTTCGTGCTCGCGACGCCGATGGCGTTCGCGGTCGGCGCGGGCGCGGTCGTCGCGATCGCTCTTGGCATCGCTCTCTGGGCGTACGGCCGCGAGGGCGTGGAGGTGCATGCGGGCGAGGTGCTCGCCTGTGGGGCACGGATCGAGGTCGCCTACTGCGGCGACGCCGTCGCACTCGACGCCGAGCGTACGGCGGCGGTTCGTGGCCGCGATGCCGATGCGCGCGCGTACCTCGCGATCAGGCCGTACGTCGCGACCGCAGTGCGTCTGGACATCGTCGACGCGCGAGATCCGACCCCGTACTGGCTGATCAGCTCGCGTGATCCCGCGAGACTGGTCGCGGCCATCGACGCCGCGCGTACGCCGTCGGGCACGACCGGCGAGTGA
- a CDS encoding DUF4235 domain-containing protein, with the protein MSKSADKKSKKQSMARKRTWKLFDKGSTILAGVVASQLSSMTWRAATGKKPPTSPKDPEVRLAEAVTWAALAGATIELSKILISRKAVDYWVRSTGELPPGVKPNKASNPTEGQTPAT; encoded by the coding sequence GTGAGCAAGAGCGCGGACAAGAAGAGCAAGAAGCAGAGCATGGCCCGGAAACGGACGTGGAAGCTCTTCGACAAGGGCTCGACGATCCTTGCCGGAGTCGTCGCCTCGCAGCTGTCGAGCATGACGTGGCGCGCGGCGACAGGCAAGAAGCCGCCCACGTCACCGAAGGATCCAGAGGTACGTCTCGCGGAAGCGGTGACATGGGCGGCACTTGCGGGTGCGACGATCGAGCTCTCGAAGATCCTGATCAGCCGCAAGGCGGTCGATTACTGGGTGCGCTCAACCGGTGAGCTGCCGCCGGGCGTCAAGCCGAACAAGGCGTCAAACCCAACGGAAGGCCAGACGCCGGCGACGTAA
- a CDS encoding DUF4193 domain-containing protein, translating into MATDYDAPRKTDDEQSEDSIEELKARRHDKNSGKVDEDEVEAAESFELPGADLSHEELSVKVLPRQSDEFTCASCFLVHHRSQLAEQRNGQLICRDCAA; encoded by the coding sequence ATGGCTACCGACTACGACGCACCGCGCAAGACCGATGACGAACAGTCAGAGGACAGCATCGAAGAGCTCAAGGCGCGGCGTCACGACAAGAACTCAGGCAAGGTCGACGAGGACGAGGTCGAGGCCGCGGAGTCGTTCGAGCTCCCGGGTGCCGATCTGTCGCACGAGGAGCTTTCGGTCAAGGTGCTTCCGCGCCAGTCCGATGAGTTCACCTGTGCATCGTGTTTCCTGGTGCACCACCGCAGCCAGCTGGCCGAGCAGCGAAACGGCCAGCTGATCTGCCGCGATTGCGCCGCCTGA
- a CDS encoding inositol monophosphatase family protein produces the protein MTSGSDLHELARSVARTAAEFVRAQRPEGRVDVAATKSSDTDVVTEIDRATEELIRTMIGAARPADSVIGEEGGQSTGDSDVTWIVDPIDGTVNFVHGLPGYSVSVAAAVGGVVETGCVVDVVSGEEFAAVHGGGATRTAPDGTTTRLGPPPVVALEHALIGTGFHYRQEIRSKQGVAVARLLSAVADVRRIGSAAIDLCNVASGRLDGYVEEGLKPWDLAAGRLIAEEAGVVVTGLDGEPNERLTVASAPSIAPALLAAVRESGF, from the coding sequence ATGACGTCGGGGAGCGACCTCCATGAGCTCGCCCGGTCGGTCGCACGTACCGCTGCGGAGTTCGTACGCGCGCAGCGACCCGAGGGCCGGGTCGACGTCGCGGCGACCAAGTCGAGCGACACCGATGTCGTCACCGAGATCGACCGCGCCACCGAGGAGCTGATCCGCACCATGATCGGCGCCGCGCGCCCGGCCGACTCGGTCATCGGCGAAGAGGGCGGCCAGAGCACTGGTGACAGCGATGTCACCTGGATCGTCGACCCGATCGACGGCACGGTGAACTTCGTACACGGCCTCCCCGGCTACTCCGTCTCGGTCGCCGCTGCGGTCGGTGGGGTCGTCGAGACCGGATGCGTCGTCGATGTCGTCTCCGGCGAGGAGTTCGCGGCGGTCCACGGTGGCGGCGCGACGCGCACCGCGCCCGACGGTACGACGACGAGGCTGGGCCCGCCGCCCGTCGTAGCCCTGGAGCACGCCTTGATCGGCACGGGATTCCACTACCGGCAGGAGATCCGGTCGAAGCAGGGCGTCGCCGTCGCCCGGCTGCTGAGCGCGGTCGCCGACGTCCGGCGGATCGGGTCGGCGGCCATCGACCTGTGCAATGTGGCGAGTGGCCGGCTCGACGGGTACGTCGAGGAGGGGCTGAAACCGTGGGATCTCGCCGCCGGAAGACTCATCGCCGAGGAGGCCGGAGTCGTCGTCACCGGGCTCGACGGAGAGCCGAACGAGCGGCTGACCGTCGCTAGCGCTCCCTCGATCGCGCCCGCGTTGCTCGCCGCCGTACGAGAATCGGGCTTCTGA